In a single window of the Mesoplodon densirostris isolate mMesDen1 chromosome 16, mMesDen1 primary haplotype, whole genome shotgun sequence genome:
- the LOC132476703 gene encoding large ribosomal subunit protein eL39-like produces the protein MSRASLVAQWLRIRLPLFSHPPSYVWLNLLLAMSSHKTFRIKRFLAKKQKQNRPIPQWIRMKTGNQIRYNSKRRH, from the coding sequence atgtctagggcttccctggtggcacagtggttaagaatccgcctgccgctCTTTTCTCATCCCCCATCCTATGTGTGGTTGAATTTGCTCCTCGCCATGTCTTCTCACAAGACTTTCAGGATCAAGCGATTCCTggccaagaaacaaaagcagaatcgTCCCATTCCCCAATGGATTCGAATGAAAACTGGTAATCAAATCAGGTACAACTCCAAGAGAAGACATTAG